One Natrinema longum genomic window, TGTATCGAGGGGGCGCTTCTCCTCGGCAGTACGACCGACGACGACGAGTGGATCGCGGGCGTTCGGACGCAACTCGAGCACTATCTCGATGGGCTGGCTCGCGACGACGTCGGCGACGAGTGAGGGGCGTGGGAACGACCGGACCGCTCGCCGTCTCCACTGCCGGCGTGTCGATCGACGGGCCCCTAGACCGTCCCGTTCCACGGGTAGGTGAGCGAATCGACCGTCAGTATCTTGGCCGTTCACCCCTACCTGTGGGACGATGACAGTCGACACTGTCGGTCGGTTCGAACGCGCACTCGAGGGACTCGACGTCGAACTCGAGCGCGTTTCGGCTGCCGATGCGACCGAGCGGATCGAAACGATCGTCGAGGAGCCGGCCGTCGGTGCGCCGCTCCCCTTCGAGGGCGTCTCGCTTCCCGACGACGTGACGACCGGGCCGACGACTGCCGAACTCGAGGCAGCCCGGACGGGCGTTACGCCGGTTGGCTTCGCGATCGCGGAGTACGGAACGGTCGCCATCGAATCGACCGCCGACGGTGCTGAACCGATCAGTCTCTATCCGGACCGGCACGTCGCGGTCGTCGCCGAAAGCGACGTCGTCCCGGATCTGAGTGCCGGCTTCACCCGTCTCGCCGACGGGTTCGACGCCGGCCGGGAGAGCGTCGTCTTCGCGACCGGCCGAAGTGCGACGGCCGACATGGGGGATCTCGTCCACGGCGTCCACGGCCCGGGTACCGTCCGCGTGATCGTCCTGGAGGATCGATAGATGGCACAGCGCACGCGCTCCCAGCAGGCCGATCGGATCCGACACCTCCTCGAGACCGAAGGCGACGCGATCCACGCGCAGACGAGTGCCTCGAACGCGCGCCGCGGTGACGTCTACGACGTGACCGACGACCTC contains:
- a CDS encoding LUD domain-containing protein yields the protein MTVDTVGRFERALEGLDVELERVSAADATERIETIVEEPAVGAPLPFEGVSLPDDVTTGPTTAELEAARTGVTPVGFAIAEYGTVAIESTADGAEPISLYPDRHVAVVAESDVVPDLSAGFTRLADGFDAGRESVVFATGRSATADMGDLVHGVHGPGTVRVIVLEDR